CGAGCTCCTCCTGGGTGAGGTCGTGGGGGACGCGGATGCTCGTGCCCGTGCGCTCGCCGAAGCGGTCGGAGAGGTCGAGCAGCGCCTTGGCGACCCGCCCGGGGACGTCGGAGAAGACGAGGTCGGCGAGGGCGGTGTTCGTCCGGCGCAGGCGCTGGGCCAGGGCCTTGAGCATGTGCTTGGCCAGCTCGGGTCGGGCGTCGATGAGCTCCATGAACGGCTCGTGCTGCAGCTCGAGCAGGCGCGTGGGGGCGATGGCCGTGGCCGTGGCCGTCCGCTCGCCCGGGTCGAACAGCGTCAGCTCGCCGAGGAGCTCGCCGGGGCCGAGGACGGCGAGGAGGTTCTCCCGCCCGTCGCTCGCCCGGTGCCCGAGCTTCACCTTCCCCTCGACGACGAGGTAGAGCCGGTCACCCGGGTCGCCCTCGTTGAAGAGGGTCTCGCCCCGGCGCAGGACGACCTCTTCCATGGACTCCCGCAGGGCCTGGCGCGCGTCGGCGTCCAGAGCCGCGAAGAGCGGGACGGAGCTGATCGCGGTGTCCTCCACGGTGGCATCCCTTCATCGTTCGGTTGTGCAGATCCATACCTATATTGCCACCCCGTGGGCGCGGATGCCCCGGCGCCCCCTGTCGACCCCCCCGCTCGGACCGCGCCTCGTGGGCACGCGGGCCGCGCCGGCTGCCGGCGCCGGGGGGCGCGACCTAGAGTGGTCGGGTGAGAGGAGTGCCGCCCGTCGACGTCGTCGACGACGTCCTGGCGACGGCCTGGCCGGACGCCCGCTGCGAGCTCGACTTCACCACGCCGCTCGAGCTCCTCGTCGCCACCGTCCTGTCGGCGCAGACCACGGACGTGCGCGTGAACACGGTCACCCCCGAGCTCTTCGTCCGGTACCCGAGCGCGCAGGCGTACGCCTCGGCCGCGACCGGTGACCTCGAGGCGGTCCTGCGCCCGCTGGGGTTCTTCCGGCAGAAGGCCGCGGCGCTCCAGGGCATCGGTGCGGCGCTGCTGGACCGGCACGGCGGGCAGGTGCCGGCCACGATGGCCGAGCTCCAGGCCCTGCCCGGAGTGGGGCGCAAGACCGCCAACGTCGTCCTGGGCAACGCCTTCGGGATCCCCGGCATCACGGTCGACACCCACGTCGGGCGGCTCGCCCGGCGACTCGGGTGGAGCGTCGAGCACGACCCCG
The sequence above is a segment of the Georgenia faecalis genome. Coding sequences within it:
- a CDS encoding Crp/Fnr family transcriptional regulator is translated as MEDTAISSVPLFAALDADARQALRESMEEVVLRRGETLFNEGDPGDRLYLVVEGKVKLGHRASDGRENLLAVLGPGELLGELTLFDPGERTATATAIAPTRLLELQHEPFMELIDARPELAKHMLKALAQRLRRTNTALADLVFSDVPGRVAKALLDLSDRFGERTGTSIRVPHDLTQEELAQLVGASRETVNKSLADFVGRGWIRLEGRAVHLLDVERLQRRAR
- the nth gene encoding endonuclease III; the protein is MRGVPPVDVVDDVLATAWPDARCELDFTTPLELLVATVLSAQTTDVRVNTVTPELFVRYPSAQAYASAATGDLEAVLRPLGFFRQKAAALQGIGAALLDRHGGQVPATMAELQALPGVGRKTANVVLGNAFGIPGITVDTHVGRLARRLGWSVEHDPVKVERDIAAQADPARWTMLCHRLIVHGRRVCHSRRPACGACVLADLCPSFGIGETEPEAARALVRTGPGQAGSEAR